A window of the Thermoplasmata archaeon genome harbors these coding sequences:
- a CDS encoding ATP-binding cassette domain-containing protein: METEDLTRRFGELTAVDRFTLAVDGGEVFGLLGPNGAGKTTVIKMLTTLLPPTSGTARVAGFDILRRPNDVRRSIGYVSQILSADGSLTGFENLLVFARLYDLPRDQVRERIHEALGIMGLSDAADRLVKTYSGGMIRRLEIAQSMIHRPKVLFLDEPTVGLDPLARRAVWDYIRRLRTEFGMTILRTTHYMEEAESLCDRVAIMHNGKIAAEGSPAELEKTVSAELGGNHVTFDDVFAHYTGGELDSGGNYRDTSRVRRTARRLG, from the coding sequence CTGGAGACGGAAGACCTGACCCGGCGGTTCGGAGAACTCACGGCGGTGGACCGCTTCACCCTGGCCGTGGACGGGGGGGAGGTCTTCGGTCTGCTCGGGCCGAACGGCGCGGGCAAGACGACGGTGATCAAGATGCTCACCACACTGCTCCCCCCGACGTCGGGGACCGCGCGCGTCGCGGGCTTCGACATCCTGCGCCGGCCCAACGACGTCCGTCGCTCCATCGGCTACGTGTCCCAGATCCTCTCCGCGGACGGCAGCCTCACAGGCTTCGAGAACCTCCTGGTCTTCGCCCGCCTCTACGATCTGCCGCGGGACCAGGTGCGGGAGCGGATTCACGAGGCCCTCGGGATCATGGGACTCTCCGACGCCGCGGATCGGCTCGTGAAGACGTACTCCGGCGGCATGATCCGACGCCTGGAGATCGCGCAGTCCATGATCCACCGTCCCAAGGTCCTCTTCCTAGACGAGCCGACCGTGGGTCTCGACCCGCTCGCGCGCCGCGCGGTCTGGGACTACATCCGCCGCCTCCGCACGGAATTCGGCATGACGATCCTCAGGACCACCCACTACATGGAGGAGGCGGAGAGCCTCTGTGACCGCGTCGCGATCATGCACAATGGAAAGATCGCGGCGGAGGGAAGCCCCGCGGAGCTCGAGAAGACGGTCTCCGCCGAGCTCGGGGGGAACCACGTGACGTTCGACGATGTCTTCGCCCACTACACCGGGGGCGAACTCGACTCCGGAGGCAACTACCGTGACACGTCCAGGGTACGGCGAACCGCACGTCGACTTGGGTGA